The following coding sequences are from one Haploplasma axanthum window:
- the recU gene encoding Holliday junction resolvase RecU, with the protein MKYPIKRKSSTITTNYSNLGMTLESDIELTNEYYLANGIAIIHKKPTPVQVVNVDYPARNKAKITEAYYKTPSTTDFNGIYKSRYIDFDAKETKSKTSFPLRNIHSHQVEHLKNISKHGGIAFLIINWKSYNKYFFLPIDVILKYWDNKKDGRKSIPYQEFLDNAYEIKFNYNPRLDYLKIIDEYYLKD; encoded by the coding sequence ATGAAATATCCAATTAAACGCAAATCTTCAACTATTACTACAAATTATTCCAATCTTGGAATGACTTTAGAAAGTGATATTGAACTAACAAATGAATACTATTTAGCAAATGGGATTGCTATTATCCATAAAAAACCAACACCTGTTCAAGTTGTTAATGTTGATTATCCTGCTAGAAATAAAGCGAAGATTACTGAAGCTTACTATAAAACACCTTCTACAACTGATTTTAATGGTATATATAAATCTAGATATATTGATTTTGATGCTAAAGAAACAAAATCTAAAACTTCTTTTCCACTTAGAAACATTCATTCTCATCAAGTGGAACATTTAAAGAACATTTCAAAACATGGTGGAATTGCTTTTCTAATAATTAATTGGAAAAGCTATAATAAATACTTCTTTTTACCAATAGATGTAATATTAAAATATTGGGATAATAAAAAGGATGGAAGAAAATCCATCCCTTATCAAGAATTCTTAGACAATGCTTATGAAATAAAATTCAATTACAACCCTCGTCTAGATTATTTAAAGATTATTGATGAATACTACTTGAAGGATTAA
- a CDS encoding energy-coupled thiamine transporter ThiT produces the protein MKKFDLRKLIVTAVLVAVAIVVDVIISYIPGLNLSMPMGGKFFGISMIPLILIGLIFGLKYGLLGGFIYALYNFSFDYLIYLSVLKSTLESWTGTNWTVWHIIGLIAFDYLIPFTAFGLSGLFYKDNLKSIKNVVYSVLLVSLVRWVSATFSGVLLWGSSIKYAVDKVNEGTANADIATKIFESMNGNLVLYSGIYNSIYILSTGIVVTLIIILIRKRLLDITEQLNLNPSSSIHQ, from the coding sequence ATGAAGAAATTTGATCTTCGTAAATTGATTGTAACAGCAGTTTTAGTTGCAGTTGCAATTGTAGTGGATGTAATAATAAGTTACATTCCAGGCTTAAATTTAAGCATGCCTATGGGCGGAAAGTTTTTCGGTATTTCAATGATACCACTTATTCTAATAGGTCTAATCTTTGGACTTAAGTATGGATTACTTGGAGGATTTATATATGCATTATATAATTTCTCGTTTGATTATCTGATTTATCTTTCAGTTTTAAAATCAACACTTGAATCATGGACAGGTACAAATTGGACAGTATGGCATATAATAGGGTTAATAGCATTTGACTATTTAATTCCATTTACTGCATTTGGTCTTTCAGGTTTATTTTATAAAGATAATTTAAAGAGTATTAAAAATGTTGTTTATTCAGTACTTCTAGTAAGTTTAGTTAGATGGGTATCAGCAACTTTTAGTGGTGTATTATTATGGGGTTCATCAATCAAATACGCAGTAGATAAAGTAAATGAAGGTACTGCAAACGCTGATATTGCAACTAAAATATTTGAAAGTATGAATGGTAATTTAGTTCTTTATAGTGGAATATATAATAGTATATATATTTTATCAACAGGTATTGTTGTTACATTAATAATCATTTTAATAAGAAAAAGATTATTGGATATTACTGAACAATTAAATCTTAATCCTTCAAGTAGTATTCATCAATAA
- a CDS encoding pyrimidine-nucleoside phosphorylase codes for MHIVDLILKKRAGNALTKEEIQYLVKNYTNGTIKDYQMSSFLMTLFFQGMNDEEATNLALSMRDSGDVFDLSKINGIKVDKHSTGGVGDKVTLILAPLLAAHGAKVAKMSGRGLGHTGGTIDKLESIPGFKTELSFEDFERQVNEIGLSVIGQSGDVAPADKKLYALRDVTGTVDIIPLIASSIMSKKLASGSDAICLDVKVGSGAFMKTLDEAKKLAKLMVNIGKLAGKKVTAILTSMDEPLGHKIGNGLEVFESIETMNGKGPRDVVEVTTTIGAQLLLDAKIETDFEVAKRKLAKSLHDGKALNKFREMVIAQGGDVSYVDNPSKLITDKTVEVKSTKEGYITKIDALGIGVAASRLGAGRETKEDVIDLKVGLDLHKKIGDKVKVGDVLVTLYVSEKGVEEATELIKKSITIGSKKQDFKLILGTVK; via the coding sequence ATGCACATAGTTGATTTGATTCTAAAAAAGCGTGCAGGGAACGCTTTAACGAAAGAGGAAATTCAATATTTAGTTAAAAATTATACAAATGGAACAATTAAAGATTATCAAATGAGTTCATTCTTAATGACTTTATTTTTTCAAGGAATGAATGATGAAGAAGCTACTAATCTTGCATTATCAATGCGCGATAGTGGCGATGTTTTCGATTTATCAAAAATTAATGGAATTAAAGTAGACAAGCATTCAACTGGTGGAGTTGGTGATAAAGTAACTTTAATACTTGCACCATTACTTGCAGCACATGGTGCTAAAGTAGCTAAAATGAGTGGTAGAGGATTAGGGCATACTGGTGGAACCATTGATAAATTAGAAAGTATTCCAGGATTTAAGACAGAATTATCATTTGAAGATTTTGAAAGACAAGTTAATGAAATAGGTTTATCTGTTATTGGTCAAAGTGGAGATGTTGCTCCGGCAGATAAAAAACTTTATGCCCTAAGAGATGTTACGGGAACTGTTGATATAATACCACTTATTGCTTCAAGTATTATGTCAAAGAAACTAGCAAGTGGTTCTGATGCTATATGTTTAGATGTTAAGGTTGGTTCTGGAGCATTTATGAAAACTTTAGATGAAGCTAAAAAACTTGCTAAATTAATGGTGAATATTGGAAAGTTAGCTGGTAAAAAAGTAACCGCAATTTTAACAAGCATGGATGAGCCCTTAGGACATAAAATTGGTAACGGATTGGAAGTATTTGAATCAATTGAAACAATGAATGGAAAAGGACCAAGAGATGTTGTAGAAGTTACTACTACAATTGGTGCACAATTATTATTAGATGCAAAAATTGAAACTGATTTTGAAGTAGCAAAAAGAAAACTTGCTAAGTCACTTCATGATGGTAAAGCATTGAATAAATTTAGAGAAATGGTTATTGCCCAAGGTGGAGATGTAAGTTATGTTGATAACCCAAGTAAATTAATTACCGATAAGACAGTTGAAGTAAAATCTACTAAAGAGGGTTATATAACAAAAATTGATGCATTAGGTATTGGTGTTGCAGCATCCAGATTAGGTGCTGGTAGAGAAACAAAAGAAGATGTTATTGATTTGAAAGTTGGTCTTGATCTTCATAAAAAAATTGGTGATAAGGTTAAAGTTGGAGATGTACTGGTTACTCTCTATGTAAGTGAAAAAGGTGTTGAAGAAGCAACCGAACTTATTAAAAAGAGTATTACAATAGGTAGCAAGAAACAAGATTTTAAACTAATTTTAGGAACAGTTAAATAA
- a CDS encoding histidine phosphatase family protein, with amino-acid sequence MKIYLVRHGQTNYNSQRLIQGRVDAPLNNVGQKQAKTAGQKLKSLGVTFDRVVSSPLSRALETGYLISKKINYKGHILIEPNFVERDFGNYELTKIADNFPKVMVEGFSEVGFEDNEQIRERIAYGLVNLYNRFPDETIVLTTHAHAIRTVYLLFDNKKYTYTNFFLGNGSIHLFEFDGKKLNLIETYLNEEEQ; translated from the coding sequence ATGAAAATATATTTAGTTAGACATGGTCAAACAAATTATAACTCTCAAAGATTAATTCAAGGTAGAGTTGATGCCCCTTTAAATAATGTTGGTCAAAAACAAGCTAAAACTGCTGGGCAAAAATTAAAAAGTTTAGGAGTTACTTTTGATCGAGTAGTTTCTAGTCCACTATCAAGAGCATTAGAAACAGGCTATTTGATTAGTAAAAAAATTAATTATAAAGGACACATATTAATTGAACCAAACTTTGTTGAACGTGATTTTGGTAATTACGAGTTAACAAAAATTGCTGATAATTTCCCTAAAGTCATGGTTGAAGGATTTAGTGAAGTTGGTTTTGAAGATAATGAACAAATTAGAGAACGTATCGCATATGGATTAGTAAATCTTTATAATCGTTTTCCAGATGAGACAATCGTACTTACAACACATGCGCATGCTATAAGAACAGTATATCTATTATTTGATAATAAAAAATATACATATACTAATTTCTTTTTAGGTAATGGATCAATTCATCTATTCGAATTTGATGGTAAAAAACTTAATTTGATTGAAACATATCTAAATGAAGAGGAACAATAA
- a CDS encoding lysophospholipid acyltransferase family protein, with protein MFTFIFFFLWFGSSALYFFLISDILYLIPVWLIAGFLTSIIVIIIGLYLLLPFMKKSKPNTKFKHKLLKNLSRFLNGIVLGLKVTAEGTENIPKTGKLTVYGNHKSKDDPFLIMAYMNRALAFTPKISLYKLPLVSQYMDYLGCLPIDRDDNRRTAKTMIQAIKNVEEGLAMLIFPEGGILSREQDSMVGIKAGAYKIGVKSESDFLPVSIINNSKIAKKKFFQRLHIKIIFHPVVKYEEIKDLTTQEIGEKMFEIINSRLDK; from the coding sequence ATGTTTACTTTTATATTTTTCTTTCTTTGGTTTGGGAGTAGTGCACTATACTTTTTCTTAATTAGTGATATTCTATATCTAATACCAGTTTGGTTAATTGCGGGATTTTTAACTAGTATTATCGTGATTATTATTGGATTATATTTATTATTACCATTTATGAAAAAATCAAAACCAAATACAAAGTTTAAACATAAACTATTAAAGAATCTCTCAAGATTTTTAAATGGGATTGTTTTAGGTTTGAAAGTAACAGCAGAAGGAACTGAAAATATTCCAAAAACAGGAAAATTAACAGTATATGGAAACCATAAATCTAAAGATGATCCATTCTTAATTATGGCATACATGAATCGTGCATTAGCATTTACACCGAAAATTTCATTGTATAAGTTGCCACTTGTTTCACAATATATGGATTATTTAGGTTGCCTTCCGATTGATCGTGATGATAATAGAAGAACAGCTAAGACAATGATTCAAGCAATTAAAAATGTTGAAGAAGGTTTGGCAATGCTCATATTCCCAGAAGGTGGGATTTTATCGAGAGAACAAGATTCAATGGTTGGTATTAAAGCAGGTGCTTATAAAATAGGTGTTAAATCTGAATCTGATTTTTTACCAGTTTCAATTATTAATAATAGTAAGATAGCAAAAAAGAAGTTCTTTCAAAGATTACATATTAAAATAATTTTTCATCCAGTTGTTAAATATGAAGAAATTAAAGATTTAACTACTCAAGAAATTGGTGAAAAAATGTTTGAAATAATAAATAGCAGGTTAGATAAATAA
- a CDS encoding dihydrofolate reductase, with protein sequence MINLIWAMDENWLVGNNDKLPWHFPKDLTYFKNVTKDKIVLMGDLTYESMKGYYKTKPFPFKKIYVANLIDKVYEDAILVKDVNHFLKNNNEEIFVIGGPTIYNLALPYADRLYITFVLGRFEGNRYFKKFDLNDYQLVNYSNTDSLIFATYERRKH encoded by the coding sequence ATGATAAATCTGATTTGGGCTATGGATGAAAACTGGTTAGTTGGTAATAATGATAAACTACCTTGGCATTTCCCTAAAGATTTAACTTATTTTAAAAATGTTACAAAAGATAAGATTGTTTTAATGGGTGATTTAACTTATGAATCAATGAAAGGATATTATAAAACTAAACCTTTCCCATTTAAAAAAATTTATGTAGCAAATTTAATTGATAAAGTATATGAAGATGCAATATTAGTTAAAGATGTAAATCATTTTTTAAAGAATAATAATGAAGAAATCTTCGTTATTGGTGGACCAACAATATATAATCTTGCATTACCTTATGCTGATAGATTATATATTACATTTGTCCTTGGAAGATTTGAAGGAAATAGATATTTTAAAAAATTTGATTTGAATGATTATCAGTTAGTTAATTATTCAAATACTGATAGTTTAATATTTGCAACCTATGAAAGGAGAAAACATTAA
- the thyA gene encoding thymidylate synthase translates to MKQYLEMCEYILKNGDTKDDRTNTGTISVFGYQTKYDLDEGFPLLTTKKVHLKSIIHELLWFISGDTNIKYLVDNKVNIWNEWPYEIFKKSNDYQNESLVEFIDKIKNDEEFAKKHGELGPVYGKQWRNFLGVDQLLNVIDDIKKNPNSRRHIISAWNPSEIKNMALPPCHAFMQFYVNNGELSLQLYQRSGDVFLGIPFNIASYSLLLMMVAQVTNLKPKTFVHTIGDAHIYLNHLDQVNLQLTREIRKLPKMIINPEIKNILDFKYEDFSLTDYNPHPLIKGVVAV, encoded by the coding sequence ATGAAACAGTATTTAGAAATGTGTGAATATATTTTAAAAAATGGTGATACAAAAGATGATCGTACTAACACTGGAACAATTAGTGTTTTTGGTTATCAAACTAAATATGATTTAGATGAAGGGTTCCCTTTACTAACAACAAAAAAAGTCCATTTAAAATCGATTATTCATGAACTTTTATGGTTTATAAGTGGAGATACAAATATTAAATATTTAGTAGATAATAAAGTTAATATCTGGAATGAATGGCCGTACGAAATATTTAAGAAAAGTAATGATTATCAGAATGAATCTCTAGTAGAATTTATTGATAAAATAAAAAATGATGAAGAGTTTGCTAAAAAACATGGTGAACTAGGCCCTGTTTATGGAAAACAATGGAGAAACTTTTTAGGTGTTGACCAACTTCTTAATGTAATTGATGATATAAAGAAGAATCCTAATTCAAGACGTCATATTATTTCTGCATGGAATCCAAGCGAAATTAAGAATATGGCGTTACCCCCATGTCATGCTTTCATGCAATTTTATGTAAATAATGGTGAACTATCACTTCAACTATATCAAAGAAGTGGTGATGTATTCCTTGGAATTCCATTTAATATTGCATCATATTCATTACTATTAATGATGGTAGCCCAAGTTACTAATTTAAAGCCAAAAACATTTGTTCATACTATTGGGGACGCTCATATATATTTAAATCACTTAGATCAGGTTAATCTTCAATTAACTAGAGAAATAAGAAAACTTCCGAAAATGATTATTAATCCTGAAATTAAGAACATTTTAGACTTTAAATATGAAGATTTCAGCCTTACAGACTATAATCCGCATCCCTTAATTAAAGGAGTGGTTGCTGTATGA
- the pepV gene encoding dipeptidase PepV, with protein MKIDFKAEVLKRKDDLIKDLQKLIQINSELTTFDPNRVGAPFGEGNKEALDYMLSLGNKDGFETLNVDGYAGHIEYGKQNEFVGIIGHLDVVPAGSGWSYPAYGAEIHDGKMFGRGTEDDKGPTIAAYYALKILKELNVPLSKRVKLVLGIDEESGWRCVNHYFKRFPEAPVSGFIPDADFPLIYAEKGIVRINIEGKYDNSSLVSFTGGLRDNMVPDHATAIVKNVNDKFVDSFEKYLKENNLNGNTEKTTNGIKLDLDGISAHGSLPELGKNAIHLLNDFLIQEGIKNELTILIDKYLTKDTRGNKLGINYHDDEMGDLTVNLGVLEVNNNDFKVVLNVRYPNGVVFDEMFNSLKDTFKGFNVSYNHHQKLLYNDPNSELVQKLMTVYRKHTNDVEAKPITIGGGTFARAMPNVVAFGPHFLGKPSYIHQKDEYIEIDDLILATIIYTEALYELAK; from the coding sequence ATGAAAATAGATTTTAAAGCAGAAGTATTGAAAAGAAAAGATGATTTAATCAAAGATTTACAAAAATTAATTCAAATAAATTCTGAACTAACAACATTTGATCCAAATAGAGTTGGTGCTCCATTTGGTGAAGGTAATAAAGAAGCATTAGATTATATGTTAAGTTTAGGAAATAAAGATGGATTTGAAACACTTAATGTTGATGGATATGCAGGTCATATTGAATATGGTAAACAAAATGAATTTGTTGGGATAATAGGACATTTAGATGTTGTACCAGCAGGATCTGGATGGAGCTATCCAGCATATGGAGCAGAAATTCATGATGGAAAAATGTTTGGTCGTGGAACTGAAGATGATAAAGGACCAACTATTGCTGCATATTATGCATTAAAAATCTTAAAAGAATTAAATGTTCCATTATCAAAAAGAGTTAAACTTGTTTTAGGTATTGATGAAGAATCTGGTTGGAGATGTGTTAATCATTATTTCAAAAGATTTCCTGAAGCACCAGTATCTGGATTTATTCCTGATGCAGATTTCCCATTAATCTATGCTGAAAAAGGGATTGTAAGAATAAATATTGAAGGCAAGTATGATAATAGCTCATTAGTTTCATTTACTGGTGGACTTAGAGATAATATGGTTCCAGATCATGCAACAGCAATTGTTAAGAATGTTAATGATAAATTTGTAGATTCTTTTGAAAAGTATTTAAAAGAAAATAACTTAAATGGAAATACTGAAAAAACAACTAATGGAATCAAACTTGATTTAGATGGTATTAGTGCCCATGGTTCATTACCAGAACTTGGTAAAAATGCAATTCATTTATTAAACGATTTTTTAATTCAAGAAGGAATTAAAAATGAATTAACAATTTTAATTGATAAATATCTAACTAAAGATACTAGAGGTAATAAACTAGGGATTAACTATCATGATGATGAAATGGGTGATTTAACAGTTAATTTAGGTGTTCTAGAAGTTAATAATAATGATTTTAAAGTTGTTTTAAATGTTAGATATCCTAACGGAGTAGTTTTTGATGAAATGTTTAATTCATTAAAAGATACATTTAAAGGATTTAATGTTTCATATAATCATCATCAAAAATTACTTTACAATGATCCAAATTCAGAATTAGTTCAAAAATTAATGACAGTATATCGTAAACATACAAATGATGTAGAGGCTAAACCAATAACAATTGGTGGTGGTACGTTTGCACGTGCTATGCCTAATGTGGTTGCTTTTGGACCACACTTCTTAGGTAAACCTTCATATATTCATCAAAAAGATGAATACATTGAAATTGATGATTTAATTCTAGCAACAATTATATATACAGAAGCACTATACGAATTAGCAAAATAA